In Eriocheir sinensis breed Jianghai 21 chromosome 30, ASM2467909v1, whole genome shotgun sequence, the following are encoded in one genomic region:
- the LOC127005397 gene encoding uncharacterized protein LOC127005397 isoform X1, producing the protein MSTYQVRSLEEADQIIREHERKTKTTYALLRSTKNFGCVDVPACANDENEVRFETVGVPYCGVPFFVAGLKILQCQSYRVRGGRKKKEIKIELTGSGAGVIGEAGVGDAGGDDDDTLQPKPMVKKKKKAGRTNKVGCTATIIMKEVIYYPEFQLFEHSKNNRIAVARQLKEALKSKAPVQKDRIIYVTVPAMSDHFGHTVGLGTTKQQGGKRLFVKNDFYGHNEPGPSKRVYYPVKQEKLNVAQLAKRMKVDEDDTEARAREVREVLQSIMGLTYKQPGTTEAYRELHKDLMHAKLRYQQTMDTLLGGSSVAQIHVVDGIIAHNGDPLQGAPHQHTEDAWPAATRATAVTTATSVNVSLAAAAAPVAPTTTTTTIAAVPQVQQNPATAATTTTATTDGSNQETSIFIEAMEAILNSQM; encoded by the exons ATGTCCACGTACCAGGTCAGGTCACTGGAGGAGGCTGACCAGATCATCCGTGAGCACGAGAGGAAGACCAAGACGACCTACGCCCTCCTGCGCTCCACCAAGAACTTCGGTTGTGTGGATGTGCCTG CGTGCGCCAATGACGAGAATGAGGTGCGGTTCGAGACGGTTGGCGTGCCTTACTGCGGCGTTCCCTTCTTTGTGGCCGGCCTCAAGATCCTCCAATGCCAGTCCTACAGAGTGCGTggcggaagaaaaaagaaggagatcAAGATAGAG TTGACAGGGTCCGGCGCGGGAGTGATCGGCGAGGCGGGGGTCGGGGATGCCGGGGGGGACGACGACGACACGCTGCAGCCCAAGCccatggtgaagaagaagaagaaggccggGCGCACCAACAAAGTGGGctgcaccgccaccatcatcatgaAGGAGGTCATCTACTACCCAGAGTTCCAG CTTTTTGAGCACTCGAAGAACAACCGAATCGCCGTCGCGCGTCAACTGAAGGAGGCGCTGAAGTCCAAGGCCCCGGTGCAGAAGGACAGGATAATCTATGTCACGGTTCCTGCCATGTCGGACCACTTTGGGCACACTGTGGGGCTG GGAACGACCAAG CAACAGGGCGGGAAACGGCTATTTGTGAAGAACGACTTTTACGGCCACAACGAGCCTGGACCAAGCAAGCGCGTGTACTACCCCGTCAAGCAGGAGAAGCTCAACGTCGCGCAGCTGGCCAAGCGCATGAAAGTGGACGAGGATGACACAGAAGCGCGTGccagggaagtgagggaggtcCTACAGAGCATCATGGGTCTTACGTACAAG CAACCAGGGACCACAGAGGCGTATCGGGAGCTGCACAAGGACCTGATGCACGCCAAGCTGAGGTACCAGCAGACCATGGACACCCTCCTTGGGGGATCGTCCGTCGCACAGATACACGTAGTCGACGGCATCATCGCCCACAACGGGGACCCACTcc AAGGGGCGCCACACCAACACACAGAGGACGCGTGGCCGGCAGCGACTCGAGCCAcggccgtcaccaccgccacctccgtcAACGTGTCCCTcgcagccgccgccgccccagtagcccccaccaccaccaccaccaccatcgccgccgttCCGCAGGTCCAGCAGAATCCCGCCACCGCAgcgaccaccaccacagcaaccacaGACGGGAGCAACCAGGAAACGAGTATATTTATCGAGGCAATGGAGGCGATTCTTAACTCGCAGATGTag
- the LOC127005397 gene encoding uncharacterized protein LOC127005397 isoform X2 gives MSTYQVRSLEEADQIIREHERKTKTTYALLRSTKNFGCVDVPACANDENEVRFETVGVPYCGVPFFVAGLKILQCQSYRVRGGRKKKEIKIELTGSGAGVIGEAGVGDAGGDDDDTLQPKPMVKKKKKAGRTNKVGCTATIIMKEVIYYPEFQLFEHSKNNRIAVARQLKEALKSKAPVQKDRIIYVTVPAMSDHFGHTVGLQQGGKRLFVKNDFYGHNEPGPSKRVYYPVKQEKLNVAQLAKRMKVDEDDTEARAREVREVLQSIMGLTYKQPGTTEAYRELHKDLMHAKLRYQQTMDTLLGGSSVAQIHVVDGIIAHNGDPLQGAPHQHTEDAWPAATRATAVTTATSVNVSLAAAAAPVAPTTTTTTIAAVPQVQQNPATAATTTTATTDGSNQETSIFIEAMEAILNSQM, from the exons ATGTCCACGTACCAGGTCAGGTCACTGGAGGAGGCTGACCAGATCATCCGTGAGCACGAGAGGAAGACCAAGACGACCTACGCCCTCCTGCGCTCCACCAAGAACTTCGGTTGTGTGGATGTGCCTG CGTGCGCCAATGACGAGAATGAGGTGCGGTTCGAGACGGTTGGCGTGCCTTACTGCGGCGTTCCCTTCTTTGTGGCCGGCCTCAAGATCCTCCAATGCCAGTCCTACAGAGTGCGTggcggaagaaaaaagaaggagatcAAGATAGAG TTGACAGGGTCCGGCGCGGGAGTGATCGGCGAGGCGGGGGTCGGGGATGCCGGGGGGGACGACGACGACACGCTGCAGCCCAAGCccatggtgaagaagaagaagaaggccggGCGCACCAACAAAGTGGGctgcaccgccaccatcatcatgaAGGAGGTCATCTACTACCCAGAGTTCCAG CTTTTTGAGCACTCGAAGAACAACCGAATCGCCGTCGCGCGTCAACTGAAGGAGGCGCTGAAGTCCAAGGCCCCGGTGCAGAAGGACAGGATAATCTATGTCACGGTTCCTGCCATGTCGGACCACTTTGGGCACACTGTGGGGCTG CAACAGGGCGGGAAACGGCTATTTGTGAAGAACGACTTTTACGGCCACAACGAGCCTGGACCAAGCAAGCGCGTGTACTACCCCGTCAAGCAGGAGAAGCTCAACGTCGCGCAGCTGGCCAAGCGCATGAAAGTGGACGAGGATGACACAGAAGCGCGTGccagggaagtgagggaggtcCTACAGAGCATCATGGGTCTTACGTACAAG CAACCAGGGACCACAGAGGCGTATCGGGAGCTGCACAAGGACCTGATGCACGCCAAGCTGAGGTACCAGCAGACCATGGACACCCTCCTTGGGGGATCGTCCGTCGCACAGATACACGTAGTCGACGGCATCATCGCCCACAACGGGGACCCACTcc AAGGGGCGCCACACCAACACACAGAGGACGCGTGGCCGGCAGCGACTCGAGCCAcggccgtcaccaccgccacctccgtcAACGTGTCCCTcgcagccgccgccgccccagtagcccccaccaccaccaccaccaccatcgccgccgttCCGCAGGTCCAGCAGAATCCCGCCACCGCAgcgaccaccaccacagcaaccacaGACGGGAGCAACCAGGAAACGAGTATATTTATCGAGGCAATGGAGGCGATTCTTAACTCGCAGATGTag